One window from the genome of Echinicola vietnamensis DSM 17526 encodes:
- the kduI gene encoding 5-dehydro-4-deoxy-D-glucuronate isomerase, producing the protein MHTNIVTRYGAHPDDVKSYDTQKLRDHFLLENIFQDDKITGVYSMFDRYIVGGIAPVNKALELETVDQLKADYFLERRELGVINVGAPTLITVDGTDHKLNTREALYVGRGVKEVIFNPSSEGQAFLYFNSAPAHTSYPTKKVGLEDAEKVELGSMEESNHRVINKLIVNSVVKSCQLQMGMTQLKPGSVWNTMPAHTHDRRMEAYFYFDLAETAAVCHYMGQPHETRHIWMKNHEAVLSPAWSIHAGSGTSNYTFIWGMAGENLDYGDMDKVAVTDMK; encoded by the coding sequence ATGCATACGAACATCGTAACCAGATACGGAGCACATCCTGATGATGTCAAGAGCTATGACACCCAAAAGCTAAGGGATCATTTTTTACTTGAGAATATCTTTCAGGACGATAAGATCACCGGCGTTTATTCCATGTTTGACCGCTATATTGTTGGCGGAATTGCACCTGTAAACAAAGCCTTGGAGCTGGAAACCGTAGATCAGCTAAAAGCCGACTACTTCTTGGAGCGTCGTGAGCTAGGTGTGATCAATGTAGGTGCCCCTACCTTGATTACCGTAGATGGTACCGATCATAAATTAAATACGCGGGAAGCGCTTTATGTGGGACGTGGTGTAAAAGAGGTGATTTTTAATCCATCCTCAGAAGGCCAGGCATTCTTGTACTTCAATTCTGCGCCAGCGCACACTTCATATCCCACCAAAAAGGTAGGACTGGAAGATGCCGAAAAAGTAGAACTCGGATCCATGGAAGAGTCCAATCATCGCGTGATCAACAAGCTGATCGTAAACAGTGTCGTAAAATCCTGCCAGTTGCAGATGGGCATGACCCAACTTAAGCCAGGAAGTGTATGGAATACCATGCCGGCACATACGCATGACAGACGTATGGAGGCCTATTTCTATTTTGATCTTGCCGAAACAGCAGCTGTGTGCCACTATATGGGACAGCCGCATGAAACACGTCATATCTGGATGAAGAACCATGAGGCAGTGCTATCTCCAGCTTGGTCTATCCACGCAGGTTCAGGTACTTCAAACTATACCTTTATCTGGGGTATGGCGGGCGAAAACCTTGATTATGGCGATATGGACAAAGTGGCTGTAACCGATATGAAGTAA